Proteins from a genomic interval of Youhaiella tibetensis:
- a CDS encoding chemotaxis protein CheW, with protein sequence MEAFDLRDDLTGNSASGAANTIQFIAFSIGEQTYGVEITTVREIRAWNGATPLPNTRPFVRGVINMRGTIVPIFDLRARFGDGQTAATKNHVVVVMSVGEKWVGILVDAVSDILTVSREDIHPVPEGHSVDTELLNGIVTHESRMVGLIDLHQVVSGARLDG encoded by the coding sequence ATGGAAGCATTTGATCTCAGAGACGACCTGACCGGGAATTCCGCATCGGGCGCCGCCAACACCATCCAGTTCATCGCCTTCTCTATCGGCGAGCAGACCTATGGCGTTGAAATCACCACGGTGCGCGAGATCCGCGCCTGGAACGGAGCGACGCCGCTTCCCAACACCCGCCCGTTCGTGCGTGGCGTGATCAACATGCGCGGCACCATCGTGCCGATCTTCGATCTGCGCGCCCGCTTCGGGGATGGCCAGACCGCCGCCACCAAGAACCACGTGGTGGTGGTGATGTCGGTGGGCGAGAAGTGGGTCGGTATTCTCGTGGATGCGGTGAGCGACATCCTCACCGTCTCGCGCGAGGACATCCATCCGGTTCCCGAGGGCCATTCGGTCGATACCGAACTGCTCAACGGCATCGTTACCCACGAAAGCCGCATGGTGGGGCTCATCGACCTGCACCAGGTGGTTTCGGGCGCCCGCCTGGACGGCTGA